One Oceanithermus desulfurans genomic region harbors:
- the thiS gene encoding sulfur carrier protein ThiS, producing the protein MKVILRTPHKEERELEGPLTVRELLERLDMDPEGVIVARGRELLTLDTRVEDDATVEVIRAISGGGA; encoded by the coding sequence GTGAAGGTGATTCTGCGCACGCCGCACAAGGAAGAACGCGAGCTGGAGGGGCCGCTCACGGTGCGCGAGCTGCTCGAGCGCCTCGACATGGACCCCGAGGGCGTCATCGTCGCCCGGGGCCGCGAACTGCTCACGCTGGACACGCGCGTGGAGGACGACGCCACCGTCGAGGTGATCCGCGCCATCTCCGGGGGCGGCGCGTGA
- a CDS encoding TIGR00269 family protein — protein sequence MNCSVCGAPAQMEVRRRNRAFCAEHYREWFVGETRRNLKRHRMIRKEDRVLVAVSGGKDSLVLWDTLTRLGHAATGLHIQLGIGDYSRRALEATRAFAAERGLELIVVDVRESFGLTVPQLAQATGRAACSGCGLSKRYLMNRVAEEEGFNVVATGHNLDDEAATLLGNVSHWQLDALVRQGPMLEGREGLARRIKPLYSFTEREVAAYAFLAGIEYQHEECPHAEGAKSLLYKDVLNRLETRMPGTKQVFLEQYLKKVQPVLREGLEEGEVELRRCERCGSVTTGAVCAHCKLWDRAYARAKKRRLLPEEASFDPRPRVHRLEPANEA from the coding sequence GTGAACTGCTCGGTCTGCGGCGCCCCCGCGCAGATGGAGGTGCGCCGGCGCAACCGGGCGTTCTGCGCCGAGCACTACCGCGAGTGGTTCGTCGGCGAGACGCGGCGCAACCTCAAGCGGCACCGGATGATCCGCAAGGAGGACCGGGTGCTCGTCGCCGTGAGCGGCGGCAAGGACTCGCTGGTGCTCTGGGACACGCTCACCCGCCTGGGCCACGCGGCCACCGGCCTCCACATCCAGCTCGGCATCGGCGACTACTCCCGGCGCGCGCTCGAGGCCACCCGCGCCTTCGCCGCGGAGCGGGGGCTGGAGCTGATCGTCGTGGACGTGCGCGAGAGCTTCGGCCTCACCGTGCCCCAGCTCGCCCAGGCCACCGGCCGCGCCGCCTGCAGCGGCTGCGGCCTCTCCAAGCGCTACCTGATGAACCGCGTCGCCGAGGAGGAGGGGTTCAACGTCGTGGCCACCGGCCACAACCTCGACGACGAGGCGGCCACCCTGCTGGGCAACGTCAGCCACTGGCAGCTCGACGCGCTGGTGCGCCAGGGGCCGATGCTCGAGGGGCGCGAGGGGCTGGCGCGGCGCATCAAGCCGCTCTACAGCTTTACCGAGCGCGAGGTCGCCGCCTACGCCTTCCTGGCCGGCATCGAATACCAGCACGAGGAATGCCCCCACGCCGAGGGGGCCAAGAGCCTGCTCTACAAAGACGTGCTGAACCGGCTCGAAACCCGCATGCCCGGCACCAAACAGGTCTTCCTCGAGCAGTACCTGAAGAAGGTGCAGCCGGTGCTGCGGGAGGGTCTGGAAGAGGGCGAGGTCGAGCTGCGCCGCTGCGAGCGCTGCGGCTCGGTGACCACCGGCGCGGTCTGCGCCCACTGCAAGCTGTGGGACCGCGCCTACGCACGCGCGAAAAAGCGTCGCCTGCTTCCTGAGGAAGCGAGCTTCGACCCGCGGCCGCGGGTGCACCGCCTCGAACCCGCTAACGAAGCCTGA
- a CDS encoding ketopantoate reductase family protein gives MAVVGPGALGRVFAARLAAVVPTALVARSRERAAELGEGFELVHPSGRSERVRVPVFGPEEAPPARWAVVLVKGPDTEAAARVAGGLAREGVLSLQNGWVRERLRAAAGEGRLVDQGATTAAAMREAGRTVWVAAGETWLPPAFAALAERLTEAGLPAAATPEVAARRLEKLAVNLVVNPLTAVLDVPNGGLLEPELWPTVRDLVLEMHPVLAARGPLPDPETLLGRIRRVLAATAANTSSMRADVRAGRPTEIEEITGVLLAWGRAGGRALPRHEALYRMVRALKQVHRGEPLEE, from the coding sequence GTGGCCGTGGTGGGGCCGGGGGCGCTCGGCCGCGTCTTCGCCGCGCGCCTGGCCGCGGTCGTGCCCACCGCGCTGGTAGCGCGCTCGCGGGAGCGGGCCGCCGAGCTCGGGGAAGGCTTCGAGCTCGTCCATCCCTCGGGGCGTTCGGAGCGCGTGCGCGTGCCGGTCTTCGGCCCCGAAGAGGCGCCTCCGGCCCGCTGGGCGGTCGTGCTGGTCAAGGGACCCGACACCGAGGCGGCCGCGCGGGTGGCGGGCGGGCTCGCCCGGGAGGGCGTGCTCAGCCTGCAGAACGGCTGGGTGCGGGAGCGGCTGCGTGCGGCGGCGGGGGAGGGGCGGCTCGTCGACCAGGGAGCCACGACGGCCGCGGCCATGCGCGAAGCGGGGCGCACCGTCTGGGTGGCCGCGGGGGAGACCTGGCTGCCGCCGGCCTTCGCGGCGCTCGCCGAGCGCCTCACGGAGGCGGGGCTGCCGGCCGCGGCCACGCCCGAGGTCGCGGCGCGCCGGCTCGAGAAGCTGGCCGTGAACCTGGTCGTCAATCCGCTCACCGCGGTGCTGGACGTGCCCAACGGAGGACTCCTCGAGCCCGAGCTCTGGCCCACGGTGCGCGACCTGGTGTTGGAGATGCACCCGGTGCTGGCGGCGCGCGGCCCCCTGCCCGATCCCGAGACCCTGCTCGGTCGGATCCGCCGGGTTCTGGCCGCGACCGCGGCCAACACCAGCAGCATGCGCGCCGACGTGCGCGCCGGACGGCCCACGGAGATCGAAGAGATCACCGGGGTTTTGCTCGCCTGGGGGCGCGCCGGGGGCCGGGCGCTGCCGCGCCACGAGGCCCTCTACCGCATGGTGCGCGCCCTAAAGCAGGTTCACCGAGGTGAGCCGCTCGAGGAGTGA
- a CDS encoding DUF4388 domain-containing protein, translating into MIKGTLSELDLGELLKALEAAKRSAIVTVKAREGWGRIHLNIGRMVYARTEPGPHLGEYLVRLGYVSLKEVQDLVLLQRNENPGTPLGQLALSRKMITEQDLREALFYQVIEAIATMLGWKEGTFVAEGADENASQVPLPHTLETRAAVLEAARRLDEWHRGSVEPDEVLVLAGDPTRHSLPREAWQLLEIADGAHRARSLAVEAGLSEEHAFHLLYELKSRGLLRPATVAPEDPLVLIWAESSLVRRLLFVLLERERFRTLIAPDAQGALRMIERKRPSAVLIEGDQLPERVRQLRSSAAGRYVPLWVVSEQPPRGLWVRSNRVQYIRKPFDEADVLEALAPLRRSI; encoded by the coding sequence ATGATCAAGGGCACCCTCAGCGAACTCGACCTCGGCGAGCTGCTCAAGGCGCTCGAAGCCGCCAAGCGCTCGGCGATCGTCACGGTCAAGGCGCGCGAGGGCTGGGGCCGCATCCACCTGAACATCGGCCGCATGGTCTACGCCCGCACCGAGCCGGGGCCGCACCTGGGCGAGTACCTGGTGCGCCTCGGCTACGTCAGCCTCAAGGAGGTGCAGGACCTGGTGCTGCTGCAGCGCAACGAGAACCCCGGCACCCCCCTGGGGCAGCTGGCGCTCAGCCGCAAGATGATCACCGAACAGGACCTGCGCGAGGCGCTCTTCTACCAGGTCATCGAGGCCATCGCCACCATGCTGGGCTGGAAGGAGGGCACCTTCGTCGCCGAAGGAGCCGACGAAAACGCCTCGCAGGTGCCGCTGCCGCACACGCTCGAGACCCGCGCCGCGGTGCTCGAGGCCGCGCGCCGCCTCGACGAGTGGCACCGGGGCAGCGTCGAGCCCGACGAGGTGCTCGTCCTCGCGGGCGACCCCACCCGGCACTCGCTGCCGCGCGAAGCCTGGCAGCTGCTCGAGATCGCCGACGGCGCCCACCGGGCCCGCAGCCTCGCGGTCGAGGCGGGGCTCTCGGAGGAGCACGCCTTCCACCTGCTCTACGAGCTCAAGAGCCGCGGGCTGCTGCGTCCGGCGACGGTGGCCCCCGAGGACCCGCTCGTCCTCATCTGGGCCGAGTCCAGCCTGGTGCGGCGGCTGCTCTTCGTGCTGCTCGAGCGTGAACGCTTCCGCACCCTGATCGCCCCGGACGCCCAGGGCGCCCTGCGCATGATCGAGCGCAAGCGCCCTTCGGCGGTCCTGATCGAGGGCGACCAGCTTCCGGAACGGGTGCGCCAGCTGCGCAGCAGCGCCGCGGGCCGCTACGTTCCGCTCTGGGTCGTCAGCGAGCAGCCCCCGCGCGGGCTTTGGGTGCGCAGCAACCGCGTCCAGTACATCCGCAAGCCCTTTGACGAGGCCGACGTGCTCGAGGCGCTGGCCCCCTTGCGACGCTCGATCTAG
- the ade gene encoding adenine deaminase gives MDSQAYRRLLAVARGEVEPDLVLANARVIDVFSGRVAWGHVALAEGRVAGVGDYAGPRTEDLEGRYLAPGLIDAHVHLESSMVRPAEYARAVVPRGTTTVISDPHEIANVAGTAGVRYLLEASEGLPLDVLVNLPSCVPASHLSSSGARLAAGDLLPFLEHPRVLGLAEFMNVPGAVNAEPDAVEKLLAFRGRPIDGHAPGVRGKTLAAYAAAGPWADHESVAPDEALEKVAAGLYVFLREGTAARNLEDLLPAVTPATAARLAFCSDDRHPAELLEEGHVDHMLRRAVAGGVDPLLALRMATLSAAEAFGLRDRGAVAPGRWADLVAFEDLEGFEVHAVWFRGRKVAAAGRSLFTAAAEADEAAVRGTVAVELADLDLAVPVRGERLRVIVAHEGQLITDEARLEPRVEDGLAVADPARDLAKLAVLERHGNGGRRAVGFVQGLGLARGAIAGSVGHDSHNLTVAGMDDASMRTALEAVVRAGGGYAAALGDEVLAVVPLPIAGLISDEPIEVVHAQMNALLERARERLGASSRDPFMQLAFLPLEVIPHLKLTDRGLVDVDRFELVDLWVGPAEG, from the coding sequence ATGGATTCTCAGGCGTACCGGCGGTTGTTGGCGGTGGCGCGCGGCGAGGTGGAGCCCGACCTGGTGCTTGCGAACGCGCGCGTGATCGACGTCTTTTCCGGGCGTGTGGCCTGGGGGCACGTCGCCCTGGCGGAGGGGCGCGTCGCCGGCGTGGGCGACTACGCGGGCCCGCGCACCGAGGACCTGGAGGGTCGTTACCTGGCCCCGGGCCTGATCGACGCCCACGTGCACCTGGAGTCGAGCATGGTGCGCCCCGCGGAGTACGCGCGGGCGGTGGTACCGCGCGGCACCACGACGGTGATCAGCGATCCCCACGAGATCGCCAACGTGGCGGGAACCGCCGGCGTCCGCTACCTGCTCGAGGCCAGCGAGGGGCTGCCCCTCGACGTGCTCGTCAACCTGCCGAGCTGCGTGCCCGCCTCGCACCTTTCCTCGAGCGGCGCCCGGCTGGCCGCCGGCGACCTGCTGCCCTTCCTGGAGCACCCGCGGGTGCTGGGCCTGGCCGAGTTCATGAACGTGCCCGGCGCAGTGAACGCCGAGCCCGACGCGGTGGAAAAGCTGCTGGCCTTCCGGGGCCGGCCGATCGATGGCCACGCCCCGGGGGTGAGGGGGAAGACGCTCGCCGCCTACGCGGCCGCCGGGCCCTGGGCCGACCACGAGTCGGTGGCCCCGGACGAGGCGCTCGAGAAGGTGGCCGCGGGGCTCTACGTCTTCCTGCGCGAGGGCACGGCGGCGCGGAACCTCGAAGACCTGCTGCCCGCGGTAACCCCGGCCACCGCCGCGCGCCTGGCCTTCTGCTCCGACGACCGTCACCCCGCCGAGCTGCTGGAGGAGGGGCACGTCGACCACATGCTGCGCCGGGCGGTGGCCGGCGGGGTGGACCCGCTGCTCGCCCTGCGCATGGCTACCCTGAGCGCGGCCGAGGCCTTCGGGCTGCGCGACCGCGGCGCGGTGGCACCGGGGCGTTGGGCCGACCTGGTGGCCTTCGAGGACCTGGAGGGTTTCGAGGTGCACGCCGTCTGGTTCCGCGGCCGCAAGGTGGCTGCGGCCGGGCGGTCCCTCTTTACGGCCGCGGCGGAGGCCGACGAGGCGGCCGTGCGTGGCACCGTCGCGGTGGAGCTTGCGGACCTCGACCTGGCCGTGCCGGTCCGCGGCGAGCGGCTGCGGGTGATCGTGGCCCACGAGGGGCAGCTGATCACCGACGAGGCGCGGCTGGAGCCCCGGGTCGAGGACGGCCTGGCCGTGGCCGACCCGGCGCGCGACCTCGCCAAGCTGGCGGTGCTCGAGCGCCACGGCAACGGGGGGCGCCGCGCGGTCGGGTTCGTGCAGGGGCTGGGGCTCGCGCGCGGCGCCATCGCCGGCAGCGTGGGCCACGACAGCCATAACCTGACGGTGGCGGGCATGGACGACGCTTCGATGCGCACCGCCCTGGAGGCCGTGGTCCGCGCCGGCGGCGGCTACGCGGCGGCGCTCGGGGACGAGGTGCTGGCCGTGGTGCCGCTGCCGATCGCGGGGCTGATCTCCGACGAGCCCATCGAGGTGGTGCACGCGCAGATGAACGCCCTGCTGGAGCGAGCGCGCGAGCGCCTGGGGGCCAGCTCGCGCGACCCCTTCATGCAGCTGGCCTTCCTGCCGCTGGAGGTGATCCCCCACCTCAAGCTCACCGACCGCGGCCTGGTGGACGTGGACCGCTTCGAGCTCGTGGACCTCTGGGTCGGACCCGCGGAAGGCTAG
- the panB gene encoding 3-methyl-2-oxobutanoate hydroxymethyltransferase translates to MAKLTIPELKSRKGRGSLVMLTAYDYPTAKLAAEAGVDVLLVGDSLGMVVLGYDSTVPVTLEEVLHHTKAARRGAPGVHLVADLPFLADATSERALAAAERLVKEGGADSVKLEGAKLEVVRALVAAGVPVLGHVGLTPQTASSLGGYKVQGKTPEAAERLLADARALADAGVWGVVLEMVPAPLAALVTERLAVPTVGIGAGAATDGQVLVFHDLIGVFDRFKPKFVRRYLEGGALIRDAIAAYAADVRSGAFPADEHGFAMDESALEGLYGKES, encoded by the coding sequence GTGGCCAAGTTGACGATTCCCGAACTGAAGTCCCGCAAAGGCCGGGGATCGCTGGTGATGCTCACGGCCTACGACTACCCGACGGCCAAGCTGGCCGCCGAAGCGGGCGTGGACGTGCTGCTCGTCGGCGACTCGCTGGGGATGGTGGTCCTGGGCTACGACAGCACCGTACCCGTGACCCTGGAGGAGGTGCTGCACCACACCAAGGCTGCCCGAAGAGGCGCGCCCGGAGTGCACCTCGTCGCCGACCTGCCCTTCCTCGCCGACGCCACCTCCGAGCGGGCGCTGGCGGCGGCCGAGCGGCTCGTCAAGGAGGGCGGAGCCGACTCGGTCAAGCTCGAGGGGGCCAAGCTGGAGGTGGTGCGGGCGCTGGTCGCCGCGGGGGTGCCGGTGCTGGGGCACGTGGGCCTCACCCCGCAGACCGCGAGCTCGCTGGGCGGCTACAAGGTGCAGGGCAAGACCCCGGAAGCGGCCGAGCGCCTGCTCGCGGACGCGCGCGCGCTCGCCGACGCGGGGGTTTGGGGGGTGGTGCTGGAGATGGTGCCGGCGCCGCTGGCGGCGTTGGTGACCGAGCGGCTGGCGGTGCCGACGGTCGGCATCGGCGCGGGCGCGGCCACCGATGGCCAGGTGCTCGTCTTCCACGACCTGATCGGCGTCTTCGACCGCTTCAAGCCCAAGTTCGTGCGCCGCTACCTGGAGGGCGGGGCGCTGATCCGCGACGCGATCGCCGCCTACGCCGCCGACGTGCGCTCGGGGGCGTTCCCCGCGGACGAACACGGCTTCGCGATGGACGAATCCGCGCTGGAGGGGCTCTACGGTAAGGAATCCTGA
- a CDS encoding HD domain-containing protein — translation MPFEHPDPQVQAFGRRVEAEFSDEASGHDWWHVWRVWRLARRIAAAEGAEVRTCELAALGHDVEDHKLGRPAGTLAAWLAEAGVDEATAARVVEIAQRVSFKGAGVPDAMPTLEGRVVQDADRLDAIGAIGVARAFAYGGARGRLLYDPHEAPERHASFEAYRKTNSSSLMHFYEKLFLLKDRMHTPTARALAAERHAFMEAYVQRFLDEWEGYA, via the coding sequence ATGCCCTTCGAGCATCCCGACCCCCAGGTGCAGGCCTTCGGCCGCAGGGTCGAGGCCGAGTTCTCAGACGAGGCGAGCGGCCACGACTGGTGGCACGTCTGGCGGGTGTGGCGGCTGGCGCGGCGCATCGCCGCGGCCGAGGGCGCCGAGGTGCGCACCTGTGAGCTGGCGGCGCTGGGCCACGACGTCGAGGACCACAAGCTGGGCCGCCCCGCGGGCACCCTCGCGGCCTGGCTCGCGGAAGCCGGGGTGGACGAAGCGACCGCGGCCCGGGTGGTGGAGATTGCCCAGAGGGTCAGCTTCAAGGGCGCAGGCGTGCCCGACGCGATGCCCACCCTCGAGGGCCGGGTGGTGCAGGACGCCGACCGCCTCGACGCCATCGGCGCCATCGGCGTCGCCCGCGCCTTCGCCTACGGAGGAGCCCGGGGCCGGCTCCTCTACGACCCGCACGAGGCCCCCGAGCGGCACGCCAGCTTCGAGGCCTACCGGAAGACGAACTCGAGCTCGCTGATGCACTTTTACGAAAAGCTCTTCCTGCTCAAGGACCGCATGCACACCCCCACGGCCCGGGCGCTGGCCGCGGAGCGCCACGCCTTCATGGAGGCCTACGTGCAGCGCTTCCTCGACGAGTGGGAGGGATACGCCTAA
- a CDS encoding complex I subunit 4 family protein produces MTLILIFLPIVAAAFVGLLDDPRAEAAKRTALGVALFTLIASLGVYLAYPVSFGGFVSEFKLAWLPLVGSSLHVGLDGLSLPFIALTPLLTAVSVLASWRKTDKGFFALMLLLQGALVGVFAALDLIVFFVFFELVLVPMYFMIALWGYEQRRYAAVKFLIYSLVGSVFMLAAMLATAYLAAPALGRVSFDYLDLVSVAGYLALLPAAGWLFWGFALAFLIKLPAVPLHTWLPHAHTQAPTAGSIFLAGLLLKMGGYGLIRFNLALFPGELERFANLLAVVALVSIVYGAYVTLAQRDLKRLIANSSVNHMGYVLLGIASMTAVGLHGAVYQMVAHGVITGLMFLMVGLLADRTHTREIAAMKGVYNAAPILGGVLWLALLGGLGLPGLAGFLGEFQSLWGGFLADVTRPYVWVAVFGIVILAGAMLWTIQRVLLGKAEGALDDLNPVEVAAAAPLVFLAVLLGLVPAALTPWIDAGVQPLLTLVQEVLK; encoded by the coding sequence GTGACCCTGATCCTGATCTTCCTTCCCATCGTGGCCGCGGCCTTCGTGGGCCTGCTCGACGACCCGCGGGCCGAGGCGGCGAAGCGCACCGCGCTGGGCGTCGCGCTCTTCACGCTGATCGCGAGCCTCGGGGTCTACCTGGCCTACCCGGTTTCGTTCGGCGGCTTCGTCAGCGAGTTCAAGCTCGCCTGGCTGCCCCTCGTGGGTTCCAGCCTCCACGTGGGCCTCGACGGGCTGAGCCTGCCCTTTATCGCCCTCACCCCGCTGCTCACCGCGGTGAGCGTGCTCGCCAGCTGGCGCAAGACCGACAAGGGCTTCTTCGCGCTGATGCTGCTCCTGCAGGGCGCTTTGGTGGGCGTCTTCGCAGCACTCGACCTGATCGTTTTCTTCGTCTTCTTCGAGCTCGTGCTGGTGCCGATGTACTTCATGATCGCGCTGTGGGGCTACGAGCAACGGCGCTACGCGGCGGTCAAGTTCCTGATCTACTCGCTGGTGGGCTCGGTCTTCATGCTTGCGGCCATGCTGGCCACGGCCTATCTGGCCGCGCCGGCGCTGGGCCGGGTCAGCTTCGACTACCTGGATCTGGTGAGCGTGGCCGGCTACCTGGCGCTCTTGCCGGCGGCGGGCTGGCTCTTCTGGGGCTTCGCACTGGCCTTCCTCATCAAGCTGCCGGCGGTGCCGCTGCACACCTGGCTGCCGCACGCGCACACCCAGGCGCCCACCGCCGGCTCGATCTTCCTGGCGGGGCTGCTGCTCAAGATGGGCGGCTACGGTCTGATCCGCTTCAACCTGGCCCTCTTCCCGGGAGAGCTCGAGCGCTTCGCGAACCTGCTCGCGGTCGTGGCCCTCGTCTCCATCGTCTACGGCGCCTACGTCACCCTGGCCCAGCGCGACCTCAAGCGCCTGATCGCCAACTCCTCGGTGAACCACATGGGCTACGTGCTGCTGGGCATCGCCTCGATGACCGCGGTGGGGCTGCACGGCGCGGTCTACCAGATGGTGGCCCACGGCGTGATCACCGGCCTGATGTTCCTCATGGTCGGCCTTCTGGCCGACCGCACCCACACCCGCGAGATCGCGGCGATGAAGGGCGTGTACAACGCCGCCCCCATCCTCGGCGGCGTCCTCTGGCTGGCCCTCTTGGGCGGGCTCGGCCTGCCCGGTCTGGCGGGCTTCCTCGGCGAGTTCCAGAGCCTCTGGGGCGGCTTCCTGGCCGACGTGACCCGGCCCTACGTCTGGGTCGCGGTCTTCGGGATCGTCATCCTCGCCGGCGCCATGCTCTGGACGATCCAGCGGGTGCTGCTGGGTAAGGCCGAGGGGGCGCTCGACGATCTGAACCCGGTCGAGGTGGCCGCGGCGGCGCCGCTCGTCTTCCTGGCGGTGCTGCTCGGCCTGGTTCCGGCGGCGCTGACGCCCTGGATCGACGCGGGGGTCCAGCCCCTGCTCACCCTGGTGCAGGAGGTGCTGAAATGA
- the ruvB gene encoding Holliday junction branch migration DNA helicase RuvB, translating into MELDLTLRPESLDDYVGQERLKAKMAVYLQAARQRGEPLDHLLLFGPPGLGKTTLAHVIAAELGVNIRVTSGPAIEKPGDLAAILTNSLEEGDVLFIDEIHRLSRTAEEHLYPAMEDFKIDIVIGQGPAARTIRLDLPRFTLIGATTRPGLISGPLRSRFGIVEHLEFYSEAELAQGVERDARLMGIAVEREAALEIGRRSRGTMRVAKRLFRRVRDYAEVAGETVVSLARTRQALDALGLDELGLEARDRRILETMIVKFAGGPVGLETLATAMHEDPATLEEVHEPYLIQLGLIQRTPRGRVATARAYEHLGLPPPEGPRGLFEDA; encoded by the coding sequence GTGGAGCTCGACCTGACCCTGCGCCCCGAGAGCCTGGACGACTACGTCGGCCAGGAGCGGCTCAAGGCCAAGATGGCCGTCTACCTGCAGGCGGCGCGTCAGCGGGGCGAGCCGCTCGACCACCTGCTCCTCTTCGGCCCGCCGGGGCTGGGCAAGACCACGCTGGCCCACGTGATCGCCGCGGAGCTGGGGGTGAACATCCGCGTCACCTCGGGCCCCGCCATCGAAAAGCCGGGCGACCTCGCGGCCATCCTCACCAACAGCCTGGAAGAGGGCGACGTGCTCTTCATCGACGAGATCCACCGGCTCAGCCGCACCGCCGAGGAGCACCTCTACCCGGCGATGGAGGACTTCAAGATCGACATCGTCATCGGCCAGGGGCCGGCGGCGCGCACGATCAGGCTCGACCTACCGCGTTTCACCCTGATCGGCGCCACCACCCGCCCGGGCCTCATCTCGGGACCGCTGCGCAGCCGTTTCGGCATCGTCGAGCACCTGGAGTTCTACAGCGAGGCCGAGCTCGCCCAGGGCGTGGAGCGCGACGCCCGGCTGATGGGCATCGCCGTCGAGCGCGAGGCGGCGCTCGAGATCGGCCGCCGCAGCCGCGGCACCATGCGCGTGGCCAAGCGCCTCTTCCGCCGCGTGCGCGACTACGCCGAGGTGGCCGGCGAGACGGTGGTCTCGCTCGCCCGCACCCGTCAGGCCCTCGACGCGCTGGGCCTCGACGAGCTGGGCCTTGAAGCCCGCGACCGCCGCATCCTGGAGACGATGATCGTCAAGTTCGCCGGCGGACCGGTGGGGCTCGAGACCCTGGCCACCGCCATGCACGAAGACCCGGCGACGCTGGAAGAGGTGCACGAACCCTACCTGATCCAGCTCGGCCTGATCCAGCGGACCCCGCGGGGACGCGTGGCCACCGCGCGCGCTTACGAGCACCTGGGCCTCCCGCCCCCCGAGGGGCCGCGGGGCCTGTTCGAGGACGCATGA
- a CDS encoding NADH-quinone oxidoreductase subunit N, whose amino-acid sequence MTLAVIVLLAFGGLVLALLAPNFDDRPAAIGAISGTVFGATLILGLLAAQESGVLYGAVTLGPLTAASIVLLSLVGLLVAAGATIRGGGFALGSGEVHALVMWGVLGGILLVGSAHLLIFYLALELSAYATYVLVGYDRERRFGTEAAAKYMMLGSVGSALLLFGMALVYAETGSLGYGGIAAGLAYQTSGLALGGLALMLVGLGFKLAWVPFHAWAPDAYQGSFPLMAGFLSTAPKTALALGLAVLLARAFGGEGSVVAGWIGGLALVSVVLGSLWALLQTDLKRLLAYSTIVHMGFLGLALSTASLTGFTAVGYYLVAYIVTSLGLFFVLEALEAGGLPSTLEAWKGLGRRNALVGVLVAVFVLSLAGVPLLAGFLAKLYVFAALAQAGAWAALVVAVVMVVFGYYFYFRVLAAVFLDAPAEEAPALDFSPTALSLVVLLALAVVVLGVWPQPVLDWLKTAIAGLV is encoded by the coding sequence ATGACGCTCGCAGTCATCGTACTGCTCGCCTTCGGAGGGCTGGTGTTGGCCCTGCTGGCCCCCAACTTCGACGACCGCCCTGCGGCCATCGGGGCGATCAGCGGCACCGTCTTCGGCGCCACCCTGATCCTGGGTCTGCTCGCGGCGCAGGAGTCGGGCGTGCTCTACGGGGCCGTGACCCTGGGCCCGCTCACGGCCGCGTCGATCGTCCTCCTCAGCCTGGTGGGCCTGCTCGTGGCCGCCGGGGCGACGATCCGCGGGGGCGGCTTCGCCCTGGGCAGCGGCGAGGTGCACGCGCTGGTGATGTGGGGGGTGCTCGGCGGGATCCTGCTCGTTGGCTCGGCCCACCTGCTGATCTTCTACCTGGCGCTCGAGCTCTCAGCCTACGCGACCTACGTGCTCGTGGGCTACGACCGCGAGCGCCGCTTCGGCACCGAGGCCGCGGCCAAGTACATGATGCTCGGCTCCGTGGGTTCGGCGCTGCTGCTCTTCGGCATGGCCCTCGTCTACGCCGAGACGGGCAGCCTGGGCTACGGCGGCATCGCCGCCGGCCTCGCCTACCAGACCAGCGGGCTGGCCCTGGGCGGCCTGGCGCTGATGCTGGTCGGCCTCGGCTTCAAGCTCGCCTGGGTGCCCTTCCACGCCTGGGCGCCCGACGCCTACCAGGGGTCCTTCCCGCTGATGGCCGGCTTCCTCAGCACCGCGCCCAAGACCGCGCTGGCGCTGGGGCTGGCGGTGCTGCTCGCCCGCGCCTTCGGCGGCGAGGGTTCGGTCGTGGCCGGCTGGATCGGCGGCCTGGCGCTGGTCTCGGTGGTGCTCGGAAGCCTCTGGGCGCTGTTGCAGACCGACCTCAAGCGTCTGCTGGCCTACTCCACCATCGTGCACATGGGCTTCTTGGGTCTGGCGCTCTCGACCGCCTCGCTGACCGGTTTCACTGCGGTGGGCTACTACCTGGTCGCCTACATCGTCACCAGCCTGGGCCTCTTCTTCGTGCTCGAGGCGCTCGAGGCCGGGGGGCTGCCCTCCACGCTCGAGGCCTGGAAGGGGCTGGGTCGCCGCAACGCCCTCGTGGGCGTACTCGTGGCCGTCTTCGTGCTCTCGCTCGCGGGGGTGCCGCTGCTCGCGGGCTTCCTCGCGAAGCTCTACGTCTTCGCGGCGCTGGCGCAGGCGGGCGCCTGGGCCGCCCTGGTCGTGGCCGTGGTGATGGTCGTCTTCGGCTACTACTTCTACTTCCGGGTGCTGGCCGCGGTCTTCCTGGACGCCCCGGCGGAGGAGGCGCCGGCGCTGGACTTCTCGCCCACGGCGCTCAGCCTGGTGGTGCTGCTGGCGCTGGCCGTGGTCGTCCTGGGCGTCTGGCCGCAGCCGGTGCTCGACTGGCTCAAGACGGCGATCGCCGGCCTCGTCTGA